From a region of the Lactuca sativa cultivar Salinas chromosome 4, Lsat_Salinas_v11, whole genome shotgun sequence genome:
- the LOC111895864 gene encoding uncharacterized mitochondrial protein AtMg00810-like → MAYLLLYVDDIILTGSSPLLLSHITSVLSSEFSMSSLGDLHYFLGISVTRTSDGMFLSQQNYAQEILKQALMQNCKPTTTPADLSVKFDSSGPPVADPTLYSSLAGALQYLTFTCLDITYVVQ, encoded by the coding sequence ATGGCATACTTGCttctatatgtggatgatatcattctCACAGGCTCTTCACCACTACTGCTCTCTCATATCACATCTGTTCTCAGCTCAGAGTTTTCTATGTCAAGTCTCGGTGACCTTCACTATTTTTTGGGCATTTCGGTTACCAGAACTTCAGACGGCATGTTCTTGTCTCAACAAAATTATGCTCAAGAGATTCTCAAACAAGCTTTAATGCAAAATTGTAAGCCAACCACTACTCCAGCAGATCTCTCAGTGAAGTTTGATAGCTCTGGCCCTCCCGTTGCTGACCCTACTTTATATAGTAGTTTGGCTGGGGCTTTACAATATCTTACATTTACTTGTCTAGACATAACATATGTTGTGCAATAG
- the LOC111895872 gene encoding protein STRICTOSIDINE SYNTHASE-LIKE 11, producing the protein MNTTANYVYLSYINRSFVQYSFIAPFIYPNMASPRMQSHMLSILVIFLCVFKTYVSGQFANFNKLVLPPGVTGPGSVTFGGLLANGPFTTVTDGRILRWAGPTIGFVDFAYTSPTRTKQFCDGTTDPEKGPICGRPIALSYQHVTGLLYIADAFFGLLVVGPTGGLAIQLAGGFKYANGIDIELLTGNVYFSDGSLTYDIRDITKPGFQPDSTGRLLRYNPVTRQVSVLLSGLSGGGGPAVSADGTFVLVPEINANRISKYWLVGPKANTVEVLLRTTGNPNKIKRAERLGEFWVGISVGYIPRMAVILPEGMRFNSNGVVLQTVSFAKEYVNVPVSLVQERNGKLYVGSRFTNFIGVYSN; encoded by the exons ATGAACACGACGGCTAATTATGTATACCTTTCGTATATAAATAGAAGCTTTGTGCAATACTCTTTCATTGCTCCCTTCATATATCCAAATATGGCCTCTCCACGAATGCAATCACACATGCTTTCCATTTTAGTCATATTTCTTTGTGTTTTTAAAACCTATGTTTCGGGTCAATTTGCTAACTTTAATAAGTTAGTGTTACCTCCGGGTGTCACCGGCCCTGGCTCAGTCACATTTGGAGGACTTCTAGCCAACGGACCCTTCACAACCGTCACTGATGGCAGGATTTTGAGATGGGCAGGCCCTACCATCGGTTTTGTGGACTTTGCATACACTTCACCAACAAG gACAAAACAATTTTGTGATGGTACAACAGATCCAGAGAAAGGGCCAATATGTGGACGACCAATTGCACTTAGCTATCAACATGTAACCGGGCTTCTTTATATAGCTGATGCATTTTTTGGACTTCTAGTTGTGGGTCCCACCGGTGGGCTCGCAATTCAACTTGCCGGAGGATTTAAGTATGCTAATGGCATAGACATTGAGTTATTAACAGGAAATGTTTACTTCAGTGATGGTAGTTTGACTTATGATATTAG AGATATTACCAAACCAGGATTTCAGCCAGATTCAACTGGGAGGTTATTGCGTTACAACCCAGTTACCAGACAGGTGTCAGTTTTGCTGAGTGGTCTCTCTGGCGGTGGTGGTCCTGCCGTGAGTGCGGATGGTACATTTGTTCTTGTACCTGAGATTAATGCTAATCGGATTTCTAAATATTGGTTGGTGGGGCCCAAAGCAAATACGGTGGAAGTTTTGCTACGTACCACAGggaatcctaataaaataaagcGAGCAGAAAGATTAGGGGAGTTTTGGGTTGGAATTTCGGTTGGATATATTCCAAGAATGGCTGTCATTCTACCTGAAGGGATGCGGTTCAATTCAAATGGGGTGGTGTTGCAAACGGTGTCGTTTGCTAAAGAATATGTTAATGTGCCGGTTAGTTTGGTTCAAGAACGGAATGGGAAACTCTATGTGGGGTCTCGTTTCACCAATTTCATTGGTGTGTACTCTAACTAG